ATCATCCACAGGTTTTTAATCGGTGTTTTATACCGTGAGTGTCCTGGGAAAGGCCTAAAAATATAGTTTTGGCTGATTTGATGGCTGCCCGATACACTGTCGCCATTCACTAAGTTTCGGTTATGCCGCATCAAATCTGCAGGGGATAACACTGCATAATCAAGGATATTTTGTTTAATATTTGGCGCGTAATTCGCAATTTTATCAATTACACGTTCGGCATAATGCTGCTTCATTGAACCCCAGTCCCCAATAGCAATTTCATTGCGGGAGTCTGCCGTTGGCGCAAATGGTAATGCCCTGACTTGTACCCACAGCGTTTCTTTCCCTTCTGGTGCGCGTGTTCGGTCACTTCGGCTTTGCTGCCCGACCACCAACATTGGGCTATCAGGCAAAATTCCCCGTTGAGCTTGGTCAAAGGTTGCTGAAATATCGTCCGTATACGGGCCAATATGCACATAACCAAAGTTAGAGAAATCTTCCCCTGCATTCCATTCAAGGGGTTTATCCAATGCAAAGTGCAGCATCATCGTGCCCGCACCATAACGGTAGCGCTTTGCCTTTTGAATATAGCTACTCGGCAAGTACTGCTCATTAATCAGTGAGTTAACAATTTGTGTTGGCGTAATATTGCCAATCACCGCTTTTTTCGCGCTGAAGGTTTTCCCTGACGCGGTTTTTACACCAATGGCTTTGCCATTTTCAATGATGATTTCAGTGACGTCTTGTTGGGTCAGCACCTTTCCGCCATGATTTTCAATAATTTTGGCAATACTGTGCATTAAATTCCCCACACCACCGCGGCTAATTGAAAGCCCATTGAGGTGGTCACTTAAGCTTTCTAAAAATGAAAATGTCGCCCCACCCGTCACATCAGGGCCATAATCAAGGTGAAAAGCCCAAGGAATAAACAGTGCTCGGGTTTTTGGATGCGTAAAATAGTCTTCTGAAAATTGGCGAGTGGATTTAAGTATTAATTGCGCTAAATTAAGCGACTCCCCCATGCCTAAGTTTCTAACCATAGAAAACAGCTGCTTAGCGGCTTTAAATGAGGGTAATTCCATTTGCATTAAAGGTGCAAAATGCCCAACGTTTTTTTGAAAGTAACGGAGTAATTCCCAGAAGCTGTCAGCATCTTGCGGGGAGTATTTGCGGAACATCGCATCGGTTTTCTCGCGGTCTTGGTAAACACCTATCCCATCGCCATCGGGAAATACGTTTGAATACGGGCGATCGCTGGTGACTATGTCAAAACCATTTTGATGTAGCTGGCTTTGATATTCTTGGTAAAACGGTGAACCTAAAAATAACCCAATATTGGTTGCATACAAGTCATGGTGAAAACCAGGCTGGGTAATTTCAGCAGTACGCGCCGCGCCACCTATCGTATCTTCACTTTCTAATACAACAACTTTAAGCCCTTTGTGAGCAAGTTTTGCACCTGCAACAAGGCCATTGTGACCACTGCCGATAATGACGACGTCATATTGTTCATCCATTATATTCCCCTTAATTTTTATTGTTAGCTTGAGGCCAGACCCAAGTGTTAGTTTACATGTAAACCATTTAAGTTTAGATAATGAATTTGATAACTTAGATTATTTTCTACTCTTTATTTTTGCAATTTATCTTATGCCATCTAACTCTTAAGATATGTCTTTATACTTCAAATAGATACAACAAAACAGTCATTTAGCATATCAAGTTAAAAGTGTCCTAATTTTCTTTTAAAAAACTCATTACTGTTTCTCTTACTATTGTTAAGCATTTCTAACGCATACTCACATTCGATGCAGATAACATAAAATTTAAAAAATACATTTTAAGCGCAATAATATTACTTCATCAATATACTCTTACTGCGTTCAAATAATAAAATGATAAGAGTAAATAAATCACAAAAAACAACTAGCATGTGTTTATTTTTTGATAATACCTTTTTAATCATCATACAAAATAAAAACTCAGTACATCGAAAATAATTAAAAACGCCATTAAAATAATAAAAACCATATTAGTCACTCAACC
The window above is part of the Providencia sp. R33 genome. Proteins encoded here:
- a CDS encoding phytoene desaturase family protein, yielding MDEQYDVVIIGSGHNGLVAGAKLAHKGLKVVVLESEDTIGGAARTAEITQPGFHHDLYATNIGLFLGSPFYQEYQSQLHQNGFDIVTSDRPYSNVFPDGDGIGVYQDREKTDAMFRKYSPQDADSFWELLRYFQKNVGHFAPLMQMELPSFKAAKQLFSMVRNLGMGESLNLAQLILKSTRQFSEDYFTHPKTRALFIPWAFHLDYGPDVTGGATFSFLESLSDHLNGLSISRGGVGNLMHSIAKIIENHGGKVLTQQDVTEIIIENGKAIGVKTASGKTFSAKKAVIGNITPTQIVNSLINEQYLPSSYIQKAKRYRYGAGTMMLHFALDKPLEWNAGEDFSNFGYVHIGPYTDDISATFDQAQRGILPDSPMLVVGQQSRSDRTRAPEGKETLWVQVRALPFAPTADSRNEIAIGDWGSMKQHYAERVIDKIANYAPNIKQNILDYAVLSPADLMRHNRNLVNGDSVSGSHQISQNYIFRPFPGHSRYKTPIKNLWMIGAATWPGAGLNAISGYLVADHILK